A genomic stretch from Pseudomonadota bacterium includes:
- a CDS encoding TetR/AcrR family transcriptional regulator: MKDENRNNQNSNKVFKPETQKRLEEAALEIFSESDFHKANIRTVAKKAGVSLNVIYGHYGSKEGLVFAVADIWLGRLTDRIIDHLQGIEDLKEKLRKVFWVQMDYYEKNPELGKILFMTLPMKTWMSDKTFQQKKMINLFLEVLREGQKEGVLNPDVRAGILLDFMLGFVQRSFFMWVSRGQKESLVANANSLFEMVWRGISNP; encoded by the coding sequence TTGAAAGACGAAAACAGGAATAATCAGAATAGTAACAAAGTTTTTAAACCGGAAACTCAAAAACGGCTTGAAGAGGCTGCTCTGGAAATTTTTTCCGAATCGGATTTCCATAAAGCAAATATACGCACTGTAGCCAAAAAAGCCGGGGTCAGCTTAAATGTTATTTATGGTCATTACGGAAGCAAAGAAGGGCTTGTTTTTGCAGTTGCGGATATCTGGCTTGGAAGACTTACAGACAGGATTATTGACCACCTTCAAGGCATAGAGGATTTAAAAGAGAAGCTGCGGAAAGTTTTTTGGGTTCAAATGGACTATTATGAAAAGAATCCTGAGCTTGGGAAAATATTATTTATGACGCTTCCCATGAAAACATGGATGTCTGATAAAACTTTTCAACAAAAGAAAATGATAAACCTTTTCCTTGAGGTTTTACGTGAGGGCCAGAAAGAAGGCGTTTTAAATCCTGATGTGCGTGCAGGAATTCTGCTGGATTTCATGTTGGGTTTTGTACAACGATCGTTTTTTATGTGGGTTTCCCGGGGCCAGAAAGAAAGTTTGGTAGCAAATGCCAACTCACTCTTTGAAATGGTGTGGCGGGGGATTTCAAATCCATAA
- a CDS encoding enoyl-CoA hydratase/isomerase family protein produces MEYDCIIYDKSAMIATIKLNRPKVLNAMNKQLWIDLQAALDDAGNDPNIKALIITGEGRAFSTGADLKESKTRSAEAYRDYLKELQEASRKIIRFEKPTIAAINGFALGSGYELALACDIRIAAEDAQIGSPEAKVNSSVTGGAMRLIQKLIGPGKAKELLFTAKNIDGKEAERIGLVNLSVSAEILMETAINMAKEITQNSSFSLKMIKKGLNMADEVSMEALMEYEIEACLACVSTKEREASLKDFEERKKT; encoded by the coding sequence GTGGAATATGACTGCATAATATATGATAAGTCGGCTATGATAGCTACAATAAAGCTGAATCGTCCCAAAGTCCTTAATGCCATGAATAAACAATTATGGATTGATTTACAGGCTGCGCTTGATGATGCAGGCAATGATCCGAATATTAAGGCTCTTATAATAACAGGGGAGGGGCGTGCCTTTTCAACAGGTGCGGATCTTAAGGAATCTAAAACAAGAAGTGCTGAAGCTTATCGTGATTACCTTAAAGAGCTGCAGGAAGCATCCCGAAAAATCATCCGTTTTGAAAAACCTACTATTGCCGCAATTAACGGATTTGCTCTCGGATCAGGTTATGAACTTGCTCTTGCATGTGATATTCGAATTGCAGCAGAAGACGCACAAATCGGATCTCCTGAAGCGAAAGTTAATTCTTCCGTTACAGGCGGAGCCATGCGTCTGATCCAGAAACTTATCGGACCCGGTAAAGCAAAAGAGCTTCTCTTTACGGCAAAAAATATCGATGGCAAAGAAGCTGAAAGGATAGGGCTTGTTAACCTTTCCGTTTCGGCTGAAATACTTATGGAAACTGCGATAAATATGGCAAAGGAAATTACGCAGAATTCATCATTTTCTTTAAAGATGATAAAAAAGGGCTTAAATATGGCAGATGAGGTAAGTATGGAGGCGCTTATGGAATATGAAATCGAAGCCTGCCTTGCCTGCGTTTCTACTAAAGAAAGAGAAGCATCGTTAAAGGATTTTGAGGAGAGGAAAAAAACTTAG
- a CDS encoding acetate--CoA ligase family protein — translation MPLDKILDAESVAIVGASKTDTKRGFQAIRTLLDEKFEGKIFPVNPKENKILGIPCYNKVSDIQEPVDIVLITTPASTIQAVLKDCGKKGVAGAVIIAGGFRELGEKGRKVEEELIETAREHKIRIIGPNTSGMMNVKNNLNLVGLHDVPKGDIALISQSGNMALSLITEARLKSRKGFSYYVGVGNELDIRFHEYLEFFKNDPDTKAILMYVEGMRDGRRFLQEAYKTSLHKPIILLKSGRSATGQLSAGSHTGALAGMSEVSKSAFKRAGIIVIEKSDALFPVAESLSNLPLIKNNRIAILADGGGHATIAADVLSDLGVLIPELSEQTQQKLNKILPFTASVRNPVDVAGGTDSDPTLFAECARIILKDHNVGGLLMVGLFGGYGIRFAESLSLQEEDAAHQLGKLVTKQHKPIVVHSLYSSVKPRALDLLRYYKVPVYDSLDVSCRCIAALSERGQYIDEYHAKINFIFNWRQKAKPEGTNIINTAIKENRRYLLEPEAKQLLRIHGAPVSNDSLAKTAEEAVKFAEKYNDKVALKIVSPDILHKSDAGGVYLNLKTGSEIKKAFKDIMNNALKYKPDADIRGVLVSPMAKKGLETIIGTKIDDQFGPVIMFGLGGIMVEVLKDVSFRVLPISPRSARHMMDEIKGSVLLNGIRGEKPYDKAAVRKLLLLCSELVESYPEIMEMDLNPVIVYETGIQIVDARIILNDKCSLDINTVKE, via the coding sequence ATGCCGTTAGATAAAATTTTGGATGCTGAATCCGTTGCCATCGTAGGAGCTTCAAAAACCGATACGAAACGTGGTTTCCAGGCAATTCGTACACTGCTTGATGAAAAATTTGAGGGAAAGATTTTTCCGGTTAACCCGAAAGAAAACAAGATACTTGGGATTCCATGTTATAATAAGGTTTCAGATATACAGGAGCCCGTTGATATTGTACTTATAACTACTCCGGCCAGTACTATCCAGGCGGTGTTGAAAGATTGCGGCAAAAAAGGTGTTGCAGGCGCAGTTATTATCGCAGGGGGCTTCAGAGAGCTTGGAGAAAAAGGCAGAAAAGTCGAAGAAGAACTGATTGAAACTGCAAGAGAGCATAAGATCAGAATAATCGGGCCTAATACTTCCGGCATGATGAATGTTAAAAATAATCTTAATCTTGTCGGCTTACATGATGTTCCAAAGGGAGATATTGCCCTTATCTCGCAAAGCGGAAATATGGCCTTAAGCCTCATAACGGAAGCAAGATTAAAAAGCAGAAAAGGCTTTTCATATTATGTCGGGGTTGGAAATGAGCTTGATATAAGGTTTCATGAATATCTTGAATTTTTCAAAAATGACCCTGATACAAAGGCAATACTTATGTATGTTGAAGGAATGCGCGATGGCCGGCGTTTTCTTCAGGAAGCATACAAAACCTCATTGCATAAACCAATTATACTTCTTAAAAGCGGTCGGTCCGCAACAGGCCAACTTTCAGCCGGATCACATACCGGAGCATTGGCAGGAATGTCAGAGGTATCAAAATCGGCCTTTAAAAGAGCCGGTATTATTGTGATTGAAAAGTCAGATGCTCTTTTTCCTGTAGCAGAATCCCTTTCAAATCTTCCCCTTATTAAGAATAACCGGATTGCAATATTGGCGGATGGCGGCGGCCATGCCACCATTGCTGCTGATGTATTATCCGATTTGGGAGTGTTAATTCCGGAACTTAGTGAACAGACTCAGCAAAAATTAAACAAAATTCTTCCTTTTACAGCTTCAGTCAGAAATCCGGTTGATGTTGCAGGCGGTACCGATTCAGACCCCACACTTTTTGCCGAATGTGCCCGGATCATTTTGAAAGATCACAATGTGGGAGGTTTGTTAATGGTCGGGCTTTTCGGAGGCTATGGCATTCGTTTTGCGGAAAGTCTTTCATTGCAGGAAGAAGATGCCGCACACCAATTAGGCAAACTTGTTACAAAGCAACACAAACCCATTGTAGTGCACAGCCTTTACAGTTCTGTAAAACCACGAGCTCTTGATCTTTTGCGATATTATAAAGTTCCGGTATATGATTCTTTGGATGTTTCCTGCAGATGCATTGCCGCTTTATCAGAGCGAGGCCAGTATATAGATGAATATCATGCCAAGATAAACTTTATCTTTAACTGGAGGCAAAAAGCAAAACCGGAAGGCACCAATATTATTAATACAGCGATTAAAGAGAATCGCCGGTATCTACTTGAGCCTGAAGCTAAACAGCTTTTAAGGATTCACGGGGCTCCCGTAAGCAATGATTCTCTGGCCAAAACAGCAGAGGAAGCAGTCAAATTTGCAGAAAAATATAATGATAAAGTTGCCCTTAAAATAGTATCTCCTGACATACTCCACAAAAGTGATGCAGGGGGTGTATATCTTAATCTTAAAACCGGCAGTGAAATCAAAAAAGCTTTTAAAGATATAATGAATAACGCATTAAAATACAAACCGGATGCAGATATACGTGGAGTTCTTGTTTCACCAATGGCAAAAAAAGGTCTTGAAACAATAATAGGAACAAAGATTGACGACCAGTTCGGGCCGGTAATCATGTTCGGACTTGGTGGTATTATGGTGGAAGTTTTAAAAGATGTATCTTTCAGGGTTTTGCCGATTTCTCCCCGTTCGGCAAGACATATGATGGATGAAATTAAGGGGTCGGTTTTACTAAACGGCATAAGAGGAGAAAAACCTTATGATAAGGCGGCGGTCAGAAAATTATTGCTGCTTTGCTCCGAACTGGTTGAATCCTACCCTGAGATTATGGAAATGGATTTAAATCCTGTGATTGTTTATGAAACCGGTATCCAGATTGTTGATGCGCGTATTATTTTAAACGATAAATGCTCGTTGGATATAAACACTGTAAAGGAATAA